One Methylobacterium sp. AMS5 genomic region harbors:
- a CDS encoding phytoene/squalene synthase family protein, with the protein MPVFAPDPSAASAADRSACRAAIRAGSKSFFAASLLLPPSVRVSAYGLYAFCRLSDDAVDKAGGNRAAALARLERRLTAACAGRPDNHPADRALAEVLARHAIPDALPRALLEGLAWDTQGRRYDTLPELAAYAARVAGAVGAMMTLVMGVRDGPALARACDLGVAMQFTNIARDVGEDARAGRLYLPRAWLDAAGIDANAFLAEPRLGPGLQRVVADLLAAADELYARAEPGIAALPLSCRPAIRAAGLIYAEIGRAVEANGLDSVTRRARVTGARKAGLLATAILPAGGGRGLSAPPLPETAFLVEAVSHHPVPAARRLPPWWNVSGQVVRVLDLIEALEERDAFRRSAAS; encoded by the coding sequence ATGCCCGTGTTTGCGCCTGACCCTTCCGCCGCCAGCGCGGCGGACCGTTCCGCCTGCCGGGCCGCGATCCGCGCCGGCTCCAAGAGCTTCTTCGCGGCCTCGCTGCTGTTGCCGCCCTCGGTGCGGGTCTCGGCTTACGGCCTCTACGCCTTCTGCCGCCTCTCCGACGACGCGGTGGACAAGGCAGGGGGCAACCGCGCCGCAGCGCTTGCCCGCCTGGAGCGACGGCTGACGGCGGCCTGTGCCGGCCGGCCCGACAACCACCCGGCCGACCGGGCCCTCGCCGAGGTGCTCGCCCGCCACGCCATCCCGGACGCGCTGCCGCGGGCGCTGCTCGAAGGGCTGGCCTGGGATACGCAAGGCCGGCGCTACGACACCCTGCCGGAGCTGGCCGCCTACGCCGCCCGGGTCGCGGGCGCGGTCGGGGCGATGATGACGCTGGTGATGGGGGTGCGCGACGGCCCCGCGCTCGCCCGCGCCTGCGACCTCGGCGTCGCCATGCAATTTACCAACATTGCCCGCGATGTCGGCGAGGATGCCCGCGCCGGGCGCCTCTACCTGCCTCGCGCGTGGCTCGACGCGGCGGGCATCGACGCGAACGCCTTCCTCGCCGAGCCTCGGCTCGGCCCCGGGCTGCAACGGGTGGTGGCCGATCTGCTGGCGGCGGCCGACGAACTCTACGCCCGCGCCGAGCCCGGCATCGCCGCGCTCCCCTTGAGCTGCCGCCCGGCGATCCGCGCCGCCGGCCTGATCTATGCGGAGATCGGCCGTGCCGTGGAGGCGAACGGGCTCGATTCGGTCACGCGGCGCGCCCGCGTCACCGGTGCGCGCAAGGCCGGGCTTCTGGCCACCGCCATCCTGCCCGCGGGTGGCGGCCGGGGGTTGTCGGCGCCGCCTTTGCCCGAGACCGCCTTCCTCGTGGAGGCCGTGTCGCACCATCCGGTCCCGGCCGCGCGCCGCCTGCCGCCGTGGTGGAACGTCTCGGGGCAAGTCGTGCGGGTGCTCGACCTGATCGAGGCGCTGGAAGAGCGCGACGCCTTCCGCCGCTCGGCCGCGTCGTAA
- the ureG gene encoding urease accessory protein UreG produces MASVNGPLRVGIGGPVGSGKTALMEQLCRRFRDTYEICAITNDIYTKEDARILTVAGALPEERILGVETGGCPHTAIREDASINLAAVAEMRRRFPKLDLVLIESGGDNLAATFSPELADLTLYVIDVAGGEKIPRKGGPGITRSDLLIVNKTDLAPLVGADLSVMESDTQRMRGTRPYVFASLREGHGADTVARFIVEAGGLG; encoded by the coding sequence ATGGCATCCGTGAACGGACCCCTGCGCGTCGGAATCGGCGGACCCGTCGGCTCCGGCAAGACCGCGCTGATGGAGCAACTCTGCCGCCGCTTCCGCGACACCTACGAGATCTGCGCGATCACCAACGACATCTACACCAAGGAGGATGCGCGCATCCTCACGGTGGCCGGCGCCCTGCCGGAGGAGCGCATCCTCGGTGTCGAGACCGGCGGCTGCCCGCATACGGCGATCCGCGAGGATGCCTCGATCAACCTCGCGGCGGTGGCGGAGATGCGCCGCCGTTTCCCGAAGCTCGACCTCGTGCTGATCGAATCCGGCGGCGACAACCTCGCGGCGACCTTCTCGCCGGAACTGGCCGACCTCACCCTCTACGTCATCGACGTGGCGGGCGGGGAGAAGATCCCCCGCAAGGGCGGCCCCGGCATCACCCGCTCCGACCTGCTCATCGTCAACAAGACCGATCTCGCCCCGCTCGTCGGCGCCGACCTCTCGGTGATGGAATCCGACACCCAGCGGATGCGCGGCACGCGGCCCTACGTGTTCGCCTCCCTGCGCGAAGGGCACGGGGCGGATACGGTCGCTCGCTTCATCGTGGAGGCCGGGGGGCTGGGTTGA
- a CDS encoding phytoene desaturase produces MLTLAVKPIVASGPDARPHAVVIGAGFGGLAAAVRLGARGYRVTVLERLDQPGGRARVHRQDGFTFDAGPTIVTAPFLFEELWRLCGRDMREDVTLVPMQPFYRIRFEDGQSFAYSGDRAAMRAEVARFSPDDVPGYERFMAHSEAVCRMGFEELGHVPFGSLGSMLRIAPDLLRLSGHRSVYDVVSRFIRDERLRTIFSFHPLLIGGNPFRASGIYCLIAHLERQWGVHFAMGGTGRLVDGLCGLIRGQGGSVRCGEDVSRIRVEDARATGVVLAGGEVIPADVVVSNADSAFTYGTLLGGRTRRWSARRLARASSSMGLFVWYFGTRKKYPEVDHHMILMGPRYRGLLQDIFDRKHLADDFSLYLHRPTATDPLLAPPGHDAFYVLAPVPNLDGGQDWAQLAEPYRQRIARFLEGSVLPGLSDALVTSRVTTPQDFSDDFLSFRGSGFGLEPVLTQSAWFRPHNRSEDVANLFLVGAGTHPGAGLPGVLSSARVLDSVVPDARVCA; encoded by the coding sequence ATGTTGACACTCGCCGTCAAACCGATTGTCGCGTCCGGCCCCGACGCCCGGCCGCATGCGGTCGTGATCGGGGCCGGCTTCGGTGGGCTGGCCGCGGCGGTTCGGCTCGGGGCGCGCGGCTATCGCGTGACCGTTCTGGAACGGCTCGACCAGCCGGGCGGCCGCGCCCGCGTCCACCGCCAGGACGGCTTCACCTTCGATGCGGGGCCGACCATCGTCACCGCGCCGTTCCTGTTCGAGGAGCTGTGGCGGCTGTGCGGGCGGGACATGCGCGAGGACGTGACCCTCGTGCCGATGCAGCCGTTCTACCGCATCCGCTTCGAGGACGGGCAGAGCTTCGCCTATAGCGGCGACCGGGCGGCGATGCGGGCCGAGGTCGCCCGCTTCTCGCCGGACGACGTGCCGGGCTACGAGCGCTTCATGGCCCATAGCGAGGCCGTGTGCCGGATGGGCTTCGAGGAACTCGGGCACGTTCCGTTCGGCAGCCTCGGCTCGATGCTGCGGATCGCGCCGGACCTCTTGCGCCTGTCGGGCCACCGCAGCGTCTACGACGTGGTGTCCCGCTTCATCCGCGACGAGCGGCTGCGCACCATCTTCAGCTTCCATCCCCTGCTCATCGGCGGCAACCCGTTTCGCGCCAGCGGCATCTACTGCCTGATCGCCCATCTGGAGCGGCAATGGGGCGTCCACTTCGCCATGGGCGGCACCGGGCGGCTGGTGGACGGGCTCTGCGGGCTGATCCGGGGGCAGGGCGGCAGCGTCCGCTGCGGCGAGGACGTTTCGCGCATCCGCGTCGAGGACGCGCGGGCGACCGGGGTAGTGCTGGCGGGCGGCGAGGTCATCCCCGCCGACGTCGTCGTCTCGAACGCCGATTCCGCCTTCACCTACGGCACGCTGCTCGGCGGCCGGACCCGGCGCTGGAGCGCGCGGCGTCTGGCGCGCGCCTCGTCCTCCATGGGGCTGTTCGTCTGGTATTTCGGCACCCGGAAGAAGTACCCGGAGGTCGATCACCACATGATCCTGATGGGCCCGCGCTATCGCGGCCTGTTGCAGGACATCTTCGACCGCAAGCACTTGGCGGACGATTTCAGCCTCTACCTCCACCGCCCGACCGCGACCGACCCGCTGCTCGCCCCGCCAGGGCACGACGCGTTCTACGTGCTCGCCCCGGTGCCGAACCTCGATGGCGGCCAGGATTGGGCGCAGCTTGCCGAGCCCTACCGCCAGCGGATCGCCCGCTTCCTCGAAGGCTCGGTGCTGCCGGGGCTGTCGGACGCCCTCGTCACCTCGCGGGTGACGACGCCGCAGGACTTTTCCGACGACTTCCTGAGCTTCCGCGGCTCCGGGTTCGGGCTGGAACCGGTGCTGACGCAATCGGCTTGGTTCCGCCCGCACAACCGCTCGGAAGACGTGGCGAACCTCTTCCTCGTCGGCGCGGGGACGCATCCCGGCGCCGGCCTGCCGGGCGTGCTGTCCTCGGCGCGTGTCCTCGATTCCGTGGTGCCGGATGCCCGTGTTTGCGCCTGA